From a region of the Terriglobia bacterium genome:
- a CDS encoding IS110 family transposase, with translation MLIIGCDFHPSWEHICWLDPESGETGERKLVHGDGEAERFYRSLTGAALIGMEATGNCHWLQDLLTELGHEVWIGDAAQIRASYVRKQKTDRRDAAHILKLLVEGRFPRLWVPDRAARDLRQLLIHRHKLVEIRARVKNGLQHLAMNQGVQKKGRLWSEAGMETLRALPLAPWAARRREDLLRLLTSLDQQIAPLDRAVAEAAQQDPSARLLMTQPGVGPNTALAFVLTIGDVARFPRGKQVASYLGLIPREHSSAGRQKLGAISKQGNRMTRMLLVEAAHTAIRYDPEFRRDYLHRCHCRPKQVAKVAAARKLAVKLYWMLRNKNPHPESVAIESSPRVALAGAS, from the coding sequence ATGCTGATTATAGGATGCGATTTTCATCCCAGCTGGGAACATATTTGCTGGCTGGACCCGGAGAGCGGGGAGACGGGGGAGCGGAAGCTGGTGCATGGCGACGGCGAGGCGGAACGATTTTACCGGTCGCTGACGGGAGCGGCTCTGATTGGGATGGAAGCGACGGGCAACTGCCACTGGCTGCAGGACCTGCTCACGGAGCTGGGGCACGAGGTGTGGATCGGGGATGCGGCCCAGATCCGGGCCAGCTACGTGCGGAAACAGAAGACCGACCGGCGGGACGCGGCGCACATCCTGAAGCTGCTGGTGGAAGGGCGCTTTCCGCGGTTGTGGGTGCCGGACCGCGCGGCGCGCGACTTGCGGCAGTTGCTGATCCATCGCCACAAGCTGGTGGAGATCCGCGCCCGGGTGAAGAACGGTCTGCAGCACTTGGCGATGAACCAGGGAGTGCAGAAGAAAGGCAGGCTGTGGAGCGAGGCCGGGATGGAGACGCTGCGAGCGCTGCCGCTGGCGCCCTGGGCAGCGCGGCGGCGGGAAGACCTGCTCCGATTGTTGACTTCGTTGGACCAGCAGATCGCACCGCTGGATCGGGCGGTGGCCGAGGCCGCCCAGCAGGACCCGAGCGCCCGTCTGCTGATGACCCAGCCGGGAGTGGGACCGAACACGGCGCTGGCCTTCGTGCTGACCATCGGGGACGTCGCCCGCTTCCCGCGCGGCAAGCAGGTGGCCAGCTACCTGGGACTGATCCCGCGCGAGCACAGTTCGGCGGGGCGGCAGAAGCTGGGAGCGATCAGCAAACAGGGCAACCGCATGACGCGCATGCTGCTGGTGGAGGCGGCGCATACCGCGATTCGCTACGACCCGGAGTTTCGTCGCGACTATCTGCACCGCTGCCACTGCCGCCCGAAACAGGTGGCCAAGGTGGCGGCGGCGCGCAAGTTGGCGGTCAAGCTCTACTGGATGTTGAGAAACAAGAACCCGCATCCGGAGAGCGTTGCCATCGAGAGCAGCCCGCGGGTGGCCCTGGCCGGCGCAAGCTAG